From Pseudomonas poae, the proteins below share one genomic window:
- a CDS encoding alpha/beta hydrolase → MYPLSLQLAAFVAKTESFTSDDSSLAGLRQNYDRMCQAFTPPPPEDLLVEDLILGGVRVRSYLPTWPTPPDGWPCLLYMHGGGWVVGGLDSHDFICFELASALQLLVIAIDYRLAPEHPFPAAYQDCRAVWQAIQAGKGPHPINLQRRVVIGDSAGGNLAAALCLGLRDEGQPLPQAQVLIYPGLGGPADLPSRRDCRDAPLLSTADTDCYLALYLRGTREPSAYALPLLAEDFSGLPKALIAVAQFDPLRDDGMLYAERLQAAGVPTVLYPGKGLVHGCLRARGQAPEVDQLYSYLLGYLRSERLTQV, encoded by the coding sequence ATGTATCCGCTCTCTTTGCAGCTCGCAGCCTTTGTCGCCAAGACCGAATCCTTCACCAGCGATGATTCGTCGCTGGCGGGGCTACGCCAGAACTACGACCGAATGTGCCAGGCATTCACCCCACCGCCACCAGAGGACTTGCTGGTCGAGGACCTCATCCTGGGCGGCGTTCGCGTGCGCAGTTATCTGCCGACCTGGCCCACTCCACCCGACGGCTGGCCCTGCCTCCTTTATATGCACGGCGGCGGCTGGGTGGTCGGTGGGCTGGACTCCCACGACTTCATCTGCTTCGAACTGGCAAGCGCGCTGCAACTGCTGGTGATCGCCATTGACTACCGCCTGGCACCGGAACACCCGTTCCCGGCGGCATACCAGGATTGCCGCGCCGTGTGGCAGGCGATCCAGGCGGGGAAGGGGCCGCACCCCATCAACCTGCAACGCCGGGTGGTGATCGGCGACAGTGCGGGCGGCAATCTCGCGGCGGCTTTGTGCCTGGGGCTGCGCGATGAGGGGCAACCGCTGCCCCAGGCCCAAGTGTTGATCTACCCCGGCCTGGGCGGCCCGGCCGACTTACCGTCGCGCCGCGATTGCAGGGATGCGCCCCTGCTCAGCACGGCCGACACCGACTGCTACCTGGCGCTGTACCTGCGTGGCACACGCGAGCCATCAGCCTACGCCCTGCCGCTGCTGGCCGAGGATTTCAGCGGTTTGCCCAAGGCCCTGATTGCCGTGGCCCAGTTCGACCCGCTGCGCGATGACGGCATGCTCTACGCCGAACGCCTGCAAGCGGCCGGGGTGCCGACCGTGCTGTATCCCGGCAAAGGCCTGGTCCACGGCTGTTTACGCGCGCGCGGCCAGGCGCCGGAGGTGGATCAGCTGTACAGCTATCTGCTGGGCTACCTAAGGAGCGAACGGCTGACACAGGTCTAA
- a CDS encoding choline ABC transporter substrate-binding protein yields the protein MKRLFNRYLLTLTGAALLSAHAMAAEPASCKTVRMGVVSWTDVIATSGMADVLLNGLGYDSKQTSAVQQIIFAGIRDKRLDIFLGYWKPAMDNNIAPFLAAKQVKVFDTPSLADAQATLAVPQYVADAGLKTFADIARFKDKLGGKIYGIEPGSGANTDIQKMIDTHHFGLGGFKLVASGEAGMLAAVQRAVNRKEFVVFVGWTPHPMNINMKMAYLTGSEDVFGPDEGRATVSTVTAPDFAERCPNANRLLANLTFTAAQESQLMVPIMERQSPQDVARQWLRDHPEDLQRWLAGVKAFEGGDGLAAVQASLKP from the coding sequence ATGAAAAGACTGTTCAACCGTTACCTGTTGACCCTCACCGGCGCTGCACTGCTCAGTGCGCACGCCATGGCCGCCGAGCCGGCCTCCTGCAAAACCGTGCGCATGGGCGTGGTCAGCTGGACCGATGTGATCGCCACGTCCGGCATGGCCGATGTGCTGCTCAACGGCCTGGGCTACGACAGCAAACAGACCAGCGCGGTGCAACAGATCATCTTTGCCGGCATCCGCGACAAGCGCCTGGATATCTTCCTCGGCTACTGGAAACCGGCGATGGACAACAACATCGCGCCGTTCCTGGCCGCCAAGCAGGTCAAAGTCTTCGACACCCCCAGCCTCGCCGACGCCCAGGCCACCCTGGCCGTGCCGCAGTACGTGGCCGATGCCGGGTTGAAAACCTTTGCCGACATCGCCCGTTTCAAGGACAAGCTCGGCGGCAAGATCTATGGCATCGAGCCCGGCAGCGGCGCGAATACCGATATCCAGAAAATGATCGACACCCACCATTTCGGCCTGGGCGGCTTCAAGCTGGTGGCCTCCGGTGAGGCGGGCATGCTGGCGGCGGTGCAGCGTGCCGTGAACCGCAAGGAGTTCGTGGTGTTCGTGGGTTGGACCCCGCACCCGATGAATATCAATATGAAAATGGCCTACCTCACCGGCAGCGAAGACGTATTCGGCCCCGATGAAGGCCGGGCGACTGTTTCCACCGTCACCGCGCCGGATTTTGCCGAGCGCTGCCCCAACGCCAATCGCCTGCTTGCCAACCTGACGTTTACCGCCGCCCAGGAAAGCCAGTTGATGGTGCCGATCATGGAGCGCCAGTCGCCCCAGGACGTGGCCAGGCAGTGGCTGCGTGATCATCCCGAGGACTTGCAGCGCTGGCTGGCCGGGGTGAAGGCGTTTGAGGGGGGTGATGGCTTGGCGGCGGTACAGGCAAGCCTGAAACCCTGA
- the hutG gene encoding N-formylglutamate deformylase: protein MDKVLNFKQGRVPLLISMPHAGLRLTPAVEAGLIPEAQSLPDTDWHIPALYDFAEALGASTLAAEYSRFVIDLNRPSDDKPLYAGATTGLYPATLFDGVPLFREGLEPSETERASYLQKVWGPYHRTLQEELARLKAEFGYALLFDAHSIRSVIPHLFDGKLPDFNLGTFNGASCDPELAGQLEAICAAHPQYTHVLNGRFKGGHITRHYGDPGQDIHAVQLELCQSAYMEEFEPFRYRPDLAEPTRVVLKQLLEGLLAWGQQRYR from the coding sequence GTGGATAAGGTTCTGAACTTCAAACAAGGTCGCGTGCCGCTGCTGATCAGCATGCCTCATGCCGGCCTGCGCCTCACGCCTGCGGTCGAAGCCGGGTTGATCCCCGAGGCGCAAAGCCTGCCGGACACCGACTGGCACATACCTGCGCTGTATGACTTTGCCGAAGCGCTGGGCGCCAGCACCCTGGCGGCCGAGTATTCGCGGTTTGTCATCGACCTCAACCGGCCGTCCGACGACAAGCCGCTGTACGCCGGCGCGACCACCGGGCTGTACCCGGCCACGCTGTTTGACGGCGTGCCGTTGTTCCGCGAGGGGCTGGAGCCGAGCGAGACGGAACGTGCCAGCTACCTGCAAAAGGTCTGGGGCCCGTATCACCGCACCCTGCAAGAAGAGCTGGCGCGGCTCAAGGCCGAGTTCGGCTATGCGCTGCTGTTCGATGCGCACTCGATTCGCTCGGTGATCCCGCACCTGTTCGACGGCAAGCTGCCGGACTTCAACCTCGGCACCTTCAATGGCGCGTCCTGTGATCCTGAGCTGGCCGGCCAGCTTGAAGCGATCTGCGCCGCCCATCCGCAGTACACCCACGTGCTGAACGGGCGCTTCAAGGGCGGGCATATCACCCGGCACTATGGCGACCCGGGGCAGGATATTCACGCGGTGCAGCTGGAGTTGTGCCAGAGCGCGTATATGGAAGAGTTTGAGCCGTTTCGTTATCGGCCGGACCTGGCTGAACCGACGCGGGTGGTATTAAAGCAATTGCTGGAAGGGTTGCTGGCCTGGGGGCAGCAGCGCTACCGGTAA
- the hutI gene encoding imidazolonepropionase → MKTLWQHCHVATMAQGKYSIIEDAALVTAGSLIEWVGPRSQVPPADYAQVHDLQGAWVTPGLIDCHTHTVFGGNRSGEFEQRLEGVSYAEIAAKGGGIASTVRATRAATEDELFASAHKRLRSLLRDGVTTVEIKSGYGLDLASERKLLRVIRRLGDALPVSVRATCLAAHALPPEYKDRADDYIDHICNEMLPALAAEGLVDAVDAFCEYLAFSPEQVERVFKVAQQLGLPVKLHAEQLSSLHGSSLAARYHALSADHLEFMTEADAIAMAASGTVAVLLPGAFYFLRETQLPPMDALRKHGVKIAIASDLNPGTSPALSVRLMLNMACTLFRMTPEEALAGATQHAATALGMGNTHGSLEVGKVADFVAWQIDRPADLAYWLGGELDKRVVRHGVDVTV, encoded by the coding sequence ATGAAAACGCTTTGGCAACACTGCCACGTCGCAACCATGGCCCAGGGCAAATACTCGATCATCGAGGATGCCGCCCTGGTCACTGCAGGCTCGCTCATTGAGTGGGTCGGCCCGCGCAGCCAAGTGCCGCCGGCGGATTACGCCCAGGTGCATGACCTGCAAGGCGCGTGGGTGACCCCCGGGCTGATCGACTGCCATACCCACACGGTGTTCGGCGGCAATCGCAGCGGCGAGTTCGAGCAGCGCCTTGAGGGCGTTAGCTACGCCGAAATCGCGGCCAAGGGCGGCGGTATTGCCAGCACCGTGCGCGCCACCCGCGCCGCCACTGAGGATGAATTGTTCGCCAGCGCTCACAAGCGCCTGCGCAGTTTGCTGCGTGACGGTGTGACCACGGTAGAGATCAAGTCCGGCTACGGCCTGGACCTGGCCAGCGAGCGCAAATTGCTGCGGGTGATTCGTCGCCTCGGCGACGCGCTGCCGGTCAGCGTGCGCGCCACGTGCCTGGCGGCCCACGCGTTGCCGCCGGAGTACAAGGACCGCGCCGACGACTATATCGATCACATCTGCAACGAGATGCTCCCGGCCCTGGCGGCGGAAGGGCTGGTGGATGCGGTGGACGCCTTCTGCGAATACCTGGCGTTTTCCCCGGAACAGGTGGAGCGCGTGTTCAAGGTCGCCCAGCAACTGGGCCTGCCGGTGAAGCTGCACGCCGAGCAGCTTTCCTCCTTGCATGGCTCCAGCCTGGCGGCACGCTATCACGCACTCTCGGCGGACCATCTGGAATTCATGACCGAAGCAGACGCCATCGCCATGGCCGCCTCGGGCACTGTCGCCGTACTGTTGCCGGGCGCGTTCTACTTCCTGCGTGAGACCCAGTTGCCGCCGATGGACGCCCTGCGCAAGCACGGTGTGAAGATCGCCATCGCCAGCGACCTCAACCCAGGCACCTCGCCGGCGTTGTCGGTGCGCCTGATGCTGAACATGGCCTGCACCCTGTTCCGCATGACCCCGGAAGAAGCCCTGGCCGGCGCCACGCAACATGCGGCCACCGCGCTGGGCATGGGCAACACCCATGGTTCGCTGGAAGTCGGCAAGGTTGCGGATTTTGTCGCCTGGCAGATTGATCGCCCCGCTGACCTGGCTTATTGGCTGGGCGGCGAGCTGGATAAACGCGTCGTGCGCCATGGCGTCGACGTCACTGTTTGA